The genomic DNA GGTCGCGAGGCGCGATGGCGCCTCGCGGATCATCGCGGCCGGTGGATCGTCCTGTTCTTCTATCCCGCGGATTTCACGTTCGTGTGCCCCACCGAGGTGATGGGCTTCCACCGAGAGCGTGACGCGTTCCGCAAGCTGGGCGTGGAGATCCTCGGCGTCAGCGTGGACTCGGTAGAGAGCCACCGGGCCTGGGCGCTGGAACTGGGGGGAATCGACTACCCGTTGCTGTCGGATGTGGATCGCTCGGTCTCCACGGCGTGCGGCGTGCTGGATCGTCGAGCGGGCGTGCCGCGTCGCGTCACGTTCATCATCGACCCCGAGGGGGTGGTGGCCTACGTGGTAGCGAGC from Nitrospirota bacterium includes the following:
- a CDS encoding peroxiredoxin; amino-acid sequence: GREARWRLADHRGRWIVLFFYPADFTFVCPTEVMGFHRERDAFRKLGVEILGVSVDSVESHRAWALELGGIDYPLLSDVDRSVSTACGVLDRRAGVPRRVTFIIDPEGVVAYVVASHHNVGRSVEETLRVVAALQTGRLCPADWHPGDPTSDLGPKY